In Devosia sp. XK-2, one DNA window encodes the following:
- a CDS encoding alpha/beta hydrolase, producing the protein MPTLTSKDGTTIGYEAKGRGPVIIMVAGATQYRAVDQTTPKLIDRLSAQFTVVNFDRRGRGESTDTAPYAVAREIEDIGALIDAFGGRAHLYGMSSGAVLALEAGVALPGKVASVLLYEPPIDVGQSSADAWRRHAEMVALAEHGETEEMMSRFMSAFMPPEHLAGFKQSPAWPAFAAVGGTIEHDYRVMAEAIDGDRQPARWQNIAVPVLVVNGDSSFPFIEAGAAWTAAGVPGAERRILAGQGHDVSVDAIAPVMAEFFGAH; encoded by the coding sequence TTGCCTACGCTCACCTCGAAGGACGGCACCACTATCGGCTATGAAGCCAAAGGCCGCGGACCGGTTATCATCATGGTAGCCGGCGCTACCCAATATCGCGCTGTTGACCAGACGACGCCCAAACTGATCGACCGGCTGTCGGCACAGTTTACCGTGGTCAATTTCGACCGTCGTGGCCGCGGCGAATCCACCGATACCGCACCCTATGCGGTCGCCCGGGAAATCGAGGACATCGGGGCCCTGATCGACGCCTTTGGCGGTCGCGCCCATCTCTATGGCATGTCGTCCGGAGCGGTGCTGGCGCTCGAGGCAGGGGTCGCCCTGCCCGGCAAGGTGGCCTCGGTGCTGCTCTACGAGCCGCCTATCGATGTGGGACAGTCTTCGGCAGACGCCTGGAGGCGGCATGCCGAAATGGTGGCGTTGGCCGAGCACGGAGAGACCGAGGAGATGATGAGCCGGTTCATGAGCGCATTCATGCCGCCCGAGCACCTTGCAGGCTTCAAGCAATCGCCCGCCTGGCCGGCCTTTGCCGCGGTGGGCGGAACCATCGAACACGATTATCGGGTCATGGCCGAGGCCATTGACGGGGACCGACAGCCGGCTCGCTGGCAGAATATCGCCGTGCCCGTCCTGGTGGTGAATGGCGACAGCAGTTTTCCCTTCATCGAAGCCGGAGCGGCGTGGACGGCGGCCGGCGTGCCGGGGGCGGAGCGGCGCATATTGGCGGGGCAGGGGCACGATGTCAGCGTCGACGCAATCGCCCCTGTCATGGCCGAATTTTTTGGCGCGCATTGA
- a CDS encoding A/G-specific adenine glycosylase, with protein sequence MDSAAVLAWYDNHARDLPWRVPPQDRQAGIRPDPYRVWLSEVMLQQTTVAAVKAYFHRFTTLWPRVQDLAAAPLDSVLREWAGLGYYARARNLHACAQAVVDEHGGIFPDSAAGLQSLPGIGAYTSAAIAAICFDERVAVLDGNLDRVLARYHALGVPVREAKDALRGALQIAVPERAGDFAQAMMDLGATICAPRAALCLVCPLHDGCEARREGEPTRYPIKPVKAERPVRKGHAFVMRDAGGDVYLQSRPGKGLLAGMTEVPTSDWGDEPGEPVFPAKGDWRRHGQVVHVFTHFRLELEVWTAEVAPAGLDNGWWAAPGALEGEALPTLFRKVLAEVGLGG encoded by the coding sequence ATCGATTCCGCGGCCGTCCTTGCCTGGTATGACAATCATGCCCGCGACCTGCCCTGGCGGGTGCCGCCGCAGGACAGGCAGGCCGGCATCCGCCCCGATCCCTATCGCGTCTGGCTGAGCGAGGTCATGCTGCAGCAGACGACGGTGGCGGCGGTGAAGGCTTATTTCCACAGATTCACCACGCTCTGGCCCAGGGTCCAGGACCTGGCGGCCGCACCACTCGACAGCGTGCTGCGCGAATGGGCGGGGCTCGGCTATTATGCCAGGGCGCGAAACCTGCATGCCTGCGCCCAGGCGGTGGTGGACGAGCATGGCGGCATTTTCCCCGATAGCGCCGCTGGATTGCAGAGCCTGCCCGGCATCGGCGCCTATACCAGTGCCGCCATTGCCGCGATCTGCTTCGACGAACGCGTTGCCGTGCTCGATGGCAATCTCGACCGGGTGCTGGCGCGCTATCATGCGCTGGGCGTACCGGTGCGCGAGGCCAAGGACGCATTGCGCGGCGCCCTGCAGATTGCCGTGCCTGAACGGGCGGGCGATTTTGCCCAGGCCATGATGGATCTGGGCGCCACCATTTGCGCGCCGCGCGCCGCCCTGTGCCTGGTGTGCCCGTTGCATGATGGCTGCGAAGCGCGGCGGGAGGGGGAACCGACGCGCTATCCGATCAAGCCGGTCAAGGCCGAGCGGCCGGTGCGCAAGGGCCACGCCTTCGTCATGCGCGATGCGGGCGGAGATGTTTATTTGCAGTCAAGGCCGGGCAAGGGCCTGCTCGCTGGCATGACGGAAGTGCCGACTTCGGACTGGGGCGATGAACCGGGCGAGCCGGTCTTTCCCGCCAAAGGGGATTGGCGGCGCCATGGCCAGGTCGTCCATGTCTTCACCCATTTCCGGCTGGAGCTGGAGGTATGGACGGCCGAAGTGGCACCGGCTGGACTGGACAATGGCTGGTGGGCAGCGCCCGGGGCGCTTGAGGGGGAAGCGCTGCCCACGCTGTTCAGGAAGGTCTTGGCGGAGGTTGGGCTAGGAGGGTGA